The genomic stretch ATGGTCTTCCACTTTAACTAATCCACCAGTAACATCAGTGTATTCTTGTTGTTTAGCTCCATTTACATAAAATATCATGCTTCCTGATTCATAGGTTACAGTAAGATGATACCAAGTTAATACTTCTAATACAGGATCGGTGTCTTTGTCATAAATGCCATCGTCAGTAGAAGCAGTAAAGAAAGATTTATTTACTGATTGAAGTTGATATTTAAATCCATTCCAAGATTGTAATCCCATAAAACGATTGTTTTCTCTAATCTCTGTAGCATTTACCCATAATGAAATGGAGATATTTGCAGGATTTAAAGCTAGGGTATAAGGCACATTAATAAAACCACCTTCATTAAAATAATAGGCATTGTTTTCGTTGCCAAATCTGTCAGTGGTTAGTGCAGGCATTCCTCCACCAAATGCTGCATGGCCAGCACTTAAAACTCCATCATTACCATTACCAGTAAAATCAGTAGCATCGCCATCGAATAACCAATATGCAACAAGTCCATCGGTAGAAACATTCTGTATAAATTTACCTTCAAAAATTGTTTTAGCAGCTTCTAAATTCACTTCAGCGGCATCCATTACGCTTTGAGCAGAAGCACTTGGAACTGCGTTAGCTGCATCTATAGCTGTTTTAAACACCTCTTTTGATCCTACTTCGTAGAAACCTACTGATGTTCCCTCTTGAGCTCCATCATACAAAGCTTCACAATCCACTATTAAAGCAGTTAAAGCAGTCTTATCTCCTGCTGGAGTAACTGGATCGTCATCTTCACTACACCCTGTTACAAAAACGCTAATTGCCATCATTAGAGAAAATAGCATTAAGAAATTCATTGATTTTTTCATAATATACTTGTTTATTAATAAATAATTAATTGAAATTGATTTCAAATTAGTAACCAAAATTTTGAGTTATATTTTTGTTGGTTTCCATTTCTGATTGGGGAATTGGAAACACTTTATGTATTTCATATACGAAATTGTCTTTTTCAGAGAATACGCTTTCTGAGT from Lentimicrobium sp. L6 encodes the following:
- a CDS encoding LamG-like jellyroll fold domain-containing protein, giving the protein MKKSMNFLMLFSLMMAISVFVTGCSEDDDPVTPAGDKTALTALIVDCEALYDGAQEGTSVGFYEVGSKEVFKTAIDAANAVPSASAQSVMDAAEVNLEAAKTIFEGKFIQNVSTDGLVAYWLFDGDATDFTGNGNDGVLSAGHAAFGGGMPALTTDRFGNENNAYYFNEGGFINVPYTLALNPANISISLWVNATEIRENNRFMGLQSWNGFKYQLQSVNKSFFTASTDDGIYDKDTDPVLEVLTWYHLTVTYESGSMIFYVNGAKQQEYTDVTGGLVKVEDHDLAIGCGSSKYADDDSNYDNDHIIPAAWGGYFNGKLDDIRLYNRVLTGAEVSSIYNLEKP